Genomic DNA from Desulfovibrio sp. UCD-KL4C:
GGACGAATAGAGGGCTGTGGGATTTTTGGTTCCTTAGAACATGCAGACTGAGAAATGAACGGGTACATGTCTGGATTTTACTTGAAAGAAGACTGAGGCAGACACTAGCGGACCTGTGAATATGAGATGGATATTATCTGCTGAGACTACAAGGTTGGTATGCCAACTTTCCAGTTTCCATTGTTTCCATCAGTGTTTTTAGTGCTGTTATTCCTCTGATTAACTTTCACTGGTGAAAAATAAACGCAGGCTCCTGCGCATATAGAATCTATTTTAACCATAAGAATGAAACATGCCCAATATGCTGGGCAGATGGTTCGAGTTTACCTGTATATAGAAGAAACCAAATGCAGAGGTCCCAGTCGGAGAAGTGTTCTCTTTGGTTTTTGGGTTTTTGGAACACCCAGTCTGAGGGGTTATCGAGAAATTATACGGGTGATGGCGTAGAGTTGACGGAGTGTTTCACTATCTGCACGGGAAATGTAGGTGCGGAGTTGTTCTCGTAGGTCTTCTGTGGATACCTGAAATTCTGCGGTGTCAAATAACTCTGCTGTCGATACGCCTAAAGCCTGTCCTATTTTTCCTAGTACGTTGATGGTCGCATTGGCCTTCCCACGTTCTACATCACCCAAATATTGTACTGAAAGACCACACAGTTCTACCAATTCATCCTGTGTCAGTCCTTTTGATTTTCTTAATGATTTTAAATGTTCACCAAATACGTTTTGCAGATCGCTCATCTTTACCTCCAGATTTAATCATAAAGTATAGACGAGTATTCTTAGTTTAAAAATCGGGTGACAGGACTACTGAAGGAGTGGACATCTGCAATTAACCTGAAAGGAAACTACGGTGCTCATACTTTGAGAAAATTTTCTGTTACCAGCAACGAGTTAATTTCGGTGCATCATGGGAACTGTTGAGTAAGCGTTTGAATCATTCCAGTCCGAGTGTGACCCGCCGTTATATCGGGGTACAGGACGAGGAAGTGGAATCCATACTGCTTAACAACATCTAAAACTGGCAATTCAGTTAACATTTTTTCTGAGAAAATATCCTGATCCTAATACACCCGTTGTATTCTAGGGGGTACTGGGCTGTCAGATCCACAAGTTCAGCCATGGTCATTGTGTGCTAATATATTAGATCTAAAATTATTCGTATGCGAGATTTTTATTATGTTAGAATGACCGAGGGATTAGCATATCGTGTGTCTTTTCCGGGTAGTAAAAGATTGCGGATGTCCATGAAGGATTGACTCTGGAAAGAGTGATGATGTTGATAGAAGGAGCAGACGGTTAATTACAGCATAAACATTTTTGAGGTAGATAGAGTGGTTTGGCTTGTGAAAAAAACTTCTTCTGGAACCAATGTGTTATGGAAGAAGTTTTTTGTTGTATGCTAATTGAAAGTGATAAGATTATTCTAAAGAAAATTATCGCTTGCGGTGCTGAGGACCCTGTTGAACCTATAGATGAAGTATAGACCTTAAAGGATAAGCAACCCCTTACCCTCAAAAAGTCGTGGTAAATTTACTGCGACTTTTTACTTGGCCTTGTGAGTGCGATGTACGGCCCCTTGAAATTTATAAATCTTGATTGCTTGCGTGTGTGGATTCGTCCGGCAATATTCTCTACACGCTGAAGAGTGACGGTGTTCGTTGTTTATAGAGTACTTCACTTATCAAGTTATTACTCATGGTTATAATTTGTGTTTTTATTGAAAATAATCAATAATTAATTTTCAATATTTCAAATTTTTGTTCAAAAATTATATTATAAAGCTAATATGCCATTTTTTGAAGAGTTGTATTGTAAATAATTGGGGGAGAGGCTTTGCCAAATTATCGGATTAGGTGTTGTGTCCTAGTAGCAACGTTAGGGCGAAGTGATAAGTTTTTGAAAAGAGCCATACCATCGATTCAATGCCAATCAGTAAAACCAGAAGCTGTAGTTATCGTATGTGATGGGAAACCGTTTGGCCCAGAAATCTGTGCAAAAATTAAAAACTTGCTCCTAAATATCCCTGTGTTTTTTTTAGCGAACACAAGGACCCCTGGTGTAGCAGGTGCTTGGAATTCTGGTCTTCTTTTCTTGAGGGAAAACATAAATGCTGAGTATGTCGCATTGTTAGATGATGATGACAGCTGGGATAATAATCATCTGTATTTAAACCTCACTTCTGCCCAAAAAAATGATTCAAACGTTGTTGTTTCAGGTCTCAGAATTGTGAAAGATGGCGTTCCTGTCGAGTGTGACATTATTACTTCACTAAATGAAAATAACTTTTTGATTGGAAATCCAGGATGGCAGGGGTCAAATACATTTATTAGCGTAGATTTACTATTTCTAGTCGGTGATTTTCGTGAAGGTTTGGCTAGTTTAAATGATAGAGATTTAGCCATTAGAGTTATTCGGCATCCACAATGCAAAATATCATATACAGGTTCTTGGTCAGCTACATGGTATTTAACAACAAAAGGCAATCAACTAAGCTCATTTCGAAACAGCAATAAAATAAGTGGATTAAGATCCTTTTGGGGAATTTACAGAGACGATATGAGCGAGGCTATTCAGAGGAAATTCTTTTCTCGAGCTGAAAAGTTATTTGGGGTGCCAAAACAGGAAATAACAATTTATGATAAATAAAAAACAAACTCTCAGTGGTTTTCCTCCTAAGCCCTTTATCATGAAATTTAAGCCAGTTGAAAAGCAATGGTATAAAGTTAAAAAGGCATACCGGTCCTTACGTGTAAAAAAATATCCGACATTTATTTTCGGACCCCAGTATAAAAGAAGTAGGGATTGTATCGAGATTGACATTACTTACCGCTGCAATTTGAGATGTCTGAATTGTAATAGATCTATCAACAAGGCCCCTGAAAATCTTGATATAAGCTTAGCTATGATTGATAATTTTGTGTCAGATTCATTGATTCGAAATATTCATTGGAAACGCATTCGAATCTTAGGAGGAGAACCTACATTACATCCTCATTTTGTAAGCATAGTGAAGAAAATTTTGAAATATAGAGATTCTATGGGACGGGGAAATGTAAGTATCGAAGTTGTAACGAATGGACATGGAAGCTATGTACAGAAACAACTTAATAGCCTGCCAAGTGATGTTTACATTGAAAATTCAAAGAAAACCCCACAGGAAAAATTAAAATTTAGGCCTTTTAGTTGGGCCCCTCAAGACTTTGGACAATATTCAAACAATTCATATGTAAACGGCTGCCAGATCATGAAATTATGCGGAATGGGCTTAACCCCTATGGGATATTATCCTTGTGCAATTTCTGGAGGAATTGATCGAATTGCCAAAAAACAATGCGGAAGAAATAAAATACCAACATTTGATGATGATATGAAAGATATCTTAGAATGGGCTTGCTCTCTTTGCGGACGATTTCTGGATGGTCACCATATTCCTCAAAAATTGTTGCTTCCACTAACGGAAGAATTGATATCTCCAAGTTGGGTTAAATTATATCAGGATTGGCAAACAAAAAAATAAATGTGGTATTTTTATTATGACTCTTTTTAATCACAAAGAACCTATTACTTTGCGCAAACGGCTAACACCAAGAAATATTAACGTGCGCCGATGGCCGCAACAAATTAAATTATATGATGCAGACTTAATTGTAGGAGTTACTGTTCACAATAATGCAGATTCAATTAAGCGCTGCCTGCAAAGCATATTGAATCAAACAGAGCAATTTCCAGTAATTATATTGGATGATTCATCCTCTGACGATTGGTTTGATCGTTGTGCAGATTTAATTAACAGAATCGATATTCTCGTCTTAAGTGCTCACTGTGGTTCTGCTGCCAGTGCTCGAAATGCTATACTAGATTATGTAGAAACTGAATTTTCTAATGTTCGATGGGTTGCTAGGCTTGATGCAGATGACAGGCTTTCCTTCAAAAATTCACTTATTGCAATGCGAGACGCTGCAAGGAAAAATGATTCAAAATATGTTTTAGGTGGGAATAGGCTTGTTAAACAAGGTAAACTACTGGCGTGTAATAATCCTGCAACCAATTCCTTGAAAAAAAACTCGTTCTTGATAAATTTACTTAAAAAAATGGCTCAGGGAACAGCAAGCAATGAAATCCCCTCTTGCAACTTACTCATAGCCCCTTCCGCTGGATGGCGTTATCCTGAAATTAAAAGCGCAGAAGACCATTGGCTTGTTACCAGCTTACTGATTTTTCATCCTGAGGATGGGAGCATCGTCGATGACGTGTATTACGCGGATTATACGTTACAAGGCTCCGTGACGATTGCATGTAAACAAAATGGGCTTGCAAAACAATATAGAGAACAATTGTTTCAAGCTGCTAAGTTGTGGATCTCCTTAAAAAACGGAGTTAATGAAATTCTTGGATTTGGCTGTGAAGGAATTGTTGTTCGCCAAGGCACACAAGTAGAAAAGCATTTTTATCCATGGGCCATAAATGATGAAGATGTAGAGTACATAAGTAATAAAAGCCATGAATCAAAAATATTGCCCGATGTTAATTTTGTAAAAAAAAATAATAAATGGATTGCAATATACACATTTCAAAAGTCATTTCCAGTAATTACTATAACAATCAAAGAGTCTCTTTATATTTTAAAAGAATTTTTAAATAAAAATTTTGTATGCAAAAACATATCTCGTTCAAATTTTAGAAGGATTTATGATGGTAGTTTGGTCTACATTGACATTGGGGTTTCTATATCTGAAATGGATATTTCGTACTTTAGAGATGTTGCTGCCAGAATGTATGCAATTTCAGCATTGAATTTGTCTTCAAGAGAGCTAAAAAGACGTTATACAAAAGAAAGGCAAATTGAAATATTAAGTAAATTAATTGGTTTTGAAGAATTTTACAAAGAATTAATTGAAAATCATATCAAAATGATATGGAAGAAATGCAAAATAAAAACAAGTGTAGCACATAAAAATAGAGAAACAGACGTCAGCTTAATGATAAAAGTGTGCTCTATGGATGCAAATATTATTTACAATCAAGTCGCGCATATAGTTTCACAGCTTGAAATTCCTGCAAATTTTGATGAAAAAATAATATTAATTGATCCTTTTTCTGGTCCTTACCTTAGAGCGTATGATAAAAGTAACTACTCCAAGCTTATATCTGAAGTAAAAAGACTCTGTCTGGCTGGAATTGTTGACCGTTTTTTGATTGCCCCTAAAGATTGTACCAGAGTTGCAGATGTAAACAAGAGATGGTTCAATCTTGTCTGTGAAAAAACTCATAACTCCCAGAAGGTTCCTGTCACCCCCCAACTATGGGGATTTGACCAAGTCAAATCCCGATATTTATTACAGTGTGATGTAGATATTTTGGTAGGGCGCCGTGATTTTTGTCACGACTATCTTTCTGAAATGATTGACGCACTTCAGTCGAGCGACGTTTTTGGAATTGGCTTTAATATTCCCCACTCTCCAAATTCTCAAGATAAGACATATGATGCTTTACCGGGAGATTACGTGCCAGAGGTCCGTTGTGGATTGTTTGACTTGGATCGGCTGAAAGCCAATAGGCCCTTTCCGAATTATATAGAAAATGGGTATTTAAAGCTGTCGTGGTATCGGTCTATCCAACGCTACCAACAAACATATGGCTTCAGATGTCTTCGTGGTGGTTCTCCCAGAACCTTTTATGTCCACCCTAATAACAATTGTAAAGCCGACAGTAATTTTTATGCGAAAGTACGAGATCTTATATCACAAGGGGTTGTTCCTTCGTTGCAATATGGACAATGGGACGTTAAAGGAAGCATAGAGGATTGGAAATATCCAGTGAGGAGTGAGAAGCTTGTTTTCCTTTTAAGAGGACGAAACACACCATTACACAAAGTTAATAGATGTATTTCTAGCCTTTTAATGCAGAGGGTACAGAATTTTGGCGTGATTCTAATCGATGATGCGTCGTCCATAGAGCATCAAAATAATCTGTATAGGGAATTTTCACGATTGAAAAGAGCCACTTTTGTTTGTAATACCACACGACTTGGGCATATTCAAAATACTATTTTTGCGATAAATCAAATTTGTACCAATAACGATACCCTAGTAGCAATATTAGACTTAGATGATGCGCTCATAGATAGAAATACAAGCCTGTTAATCGAAGAAAAGCACCAGCAAGGACATGATGTTATTTTGGGGGCGATGTATCGCCCCGACAAACCTTTAAAGGTTTATTTCCCTCACTTTGATGCCCCGCGTTCACACTTCGGAGGAGAAGTATGGATTCATTTACGAACTTTTACTAGGAAATTGTTTAAATCTATACCTCAAGACTCTTTTAAAAAAGGTAAAGAGTGGGTGACCGTATGCGAAGATTACGCAATCATGGTTCCTATAGTGGAGTTGGCAAAAAAACCAGTCTATATTCCACAATATCTTTATTTCCATGAACGCTCCACATTCACGTCACCAGCTTTACGAGGAGAAAAAGATTTGACGATTCGAACTATACTAAAAAATAAACCTCTTAGTACATGATCCTGCTACGTAATTGTGGACACACGGTTAAGTCGCTATCTTGACTTCTACAGGAGATGCTTCTGAAATGTAGTGGTATTTTCTTTTTAAGAGGTGTCATTAATAATCCCGCCATAATATCTTGTAGAGGTTCATACTTGATCTAACATATTTCAAAAAGTTGGTACACCAACCTTCCGGTTTTCAGTGCCAGTCACCAATACTTTCAGGGATGTTTCATACTGGTCTTTTCTGTGTGCTACTGCACCACCAGCTCCATAACATCAACATCGGTCACTGGATTCCTGAAAGCTACTTCATTGGCAATATAGCGTATCTGGGACTTCAACTTCATCCTTCCATTTTTAGAATCTAGCGCTCCGGCAGTTTTCTCCATCAGAAATGACTGTATCCGGTTTTTGCGACTGGTAGCAGTCACTTCCATATTCAGTATTTGGTTATCATCGAATTCATAAGTAGCGGACAGTTTCAGCCTGCGCTCGTCCTTTAGTTTGACCAGAAATGTTTCCACGTAATCTGATGGATCAGGGGTATCACTGGTATTGAGATCGTTCTTGTTGCAGGGTAGTAGGTGATCTTCTGGAATTCTCTTCCCATACTGATTTCGATTTCATTGTCATTGAGAACAACAGGTATGGTTTGAAATTCAGCTGCGGTATTCAGTGTCAGCTCCAGAAACTGTTCTCTGGTTGTGTCATGGATTACTTCTTCGATGGTTGTTGCTCCTGCTGTGTTAGCAAGAAGAACAATACTCAAGGTCAATGCTACTAAAATTATTTATTTTATGATTTTCATTTGATTTCTCCTGTGACGGTGAAGTTCGGTTGACCGAAGATTTTGATGTGTTGAAAAAGAAAAGGCCCCGAACCGAAGTCCGGGGTCTTTGTGGTGTGTTAAAAAATGTTTATTTCATATCAGTTCAATTTAAATTTGCAGGCTAGACAACGATCATCGTCTTTCTT
This window encodes:
- a CDS encoding radical SAM protein yields the protein MINKKQTLSGFPPKPFIMKFKPVEKQWYKVKKAYRSLRVKKYPTFIFGPQYKRSRDCIEIDITYRCNLRCLNCNRSINKAPENLDISLAMIDNFVSDSLIRNIHWKRIRILGGEPTLHPHFVSIVKKILKYRDSMGRGNVSIEVVTNGHGSYVQKQLNSLPSDVYIENSKKTPQEKLKFRPFSWAPQDFGQYSNNSYVNGCQIMKLCGMGLTPMGYYPCAISGGIDRIAKKQCGRNKIPTFDDDMKDILEWACSLCGRFLDGHHIPQKLLLPLTEELISPSWVKLYQDWQTKK
- a CDS encoding glycosyltransferase family A protein, which gives rise to MPNYRIRCCVLVATLGRSDKFLKRAIPSIQCQSVKPEAVVIVCDGKPFGPEICAKIKNLLLNIPVFFLANTRTPGVAGAWNSGLLFLRENINAEYVALLDDDDSWDNNHLYLNLTSAQKNDSNVVVSGLRIVKDGVPVECDIITSLNENNFLIGNPGWQGSNTFISVDLLFLVGDFREGLASLNDRDLAIRVIRHPQCKISYTGSWSATWYLTTKGNQLSSFRNSNKISGLRSFWGIYRDDMSEAIQRKFFSRAEKLFGVPKQEITIYDK
- a CDS encoding flagellar basal body-associated FliL family protein; this translates as METFLVKLKDERRLKLSATYEFDDNQILNMEVTATSRKNRIQSFLMEKTAGALDSKNGRMKLKSQIRYIANEVAFRNPVTDVDVMELVVQ
- a CDS encoding glycosyltransferase family A protein, which codes for MTLFNHKEPITLRKRLTPRNINVRRWPQQIKLYDADLIVGVTVHNNADSIKRCLQSILNQTEQFPVIILDDSSSDDWFDRCADLINRIDILVLSAHCGSAASARNAILDYVETEFSNVRWVARLDADDRLSFKNSLIAMRDAARKNDSKYVLGGNRLVKQGKLLACNNPATNSLKKNSFLINLLKKMAQGTASNEIPSCNLLIAPSAGWRYPEIKSAEDHWLVTSLLIFHPEDGSIVDDVYYADYTLQGSVTIACKQNGLAKQYREQLFQAAKLWISLKNGVNEILGFGCEGIVVRQGTQVEKHFYPWAINDEDVEYISNKSHESKILPDVNFVKKNNKWIAIYTFQKSFPVITITIKESLYILKEFLNKNFVCKNISRSNFRRIYDGSLVYIDIGVSISEMDISYFRDVAARMYAISALNLSSRELKRRYTKERQIEILSKLIGFEEFYKELIENHIKMIWKKCKIKTSVAHKNRETDVSLMIKVCSMDANIIYNQVAHIVSQLEIPANFDEKIILIDPFSGPYLRAYDKSNYSKLISEVKRLCLAGIVDRFLIAPKDCTRVADVNKRWFNLVCEKTHNSQKVPVTPQLWGFDQVKSRYLLQCDVDILVGRRDFCHDYLSEMIDALQSSDVFGIGFNIPHSPNSQDKTYDALPGDYVPEVRCGLFDLDRLKANRPFPNYIENGYLKLSWYRSIQRYQQTYGFRCLRGGSPRTFYVHPNNNCKADSNFYAKVRDLISQGVVPSLQYGQWDVKGSIEDWKYPVRSEKLVFLLRGRNTPLHKVNRCISSLLMQRVQNFGVILIDDASSIEHQNNLYREFSRLKRATFVCNTTRLGHIQNTIFAINQICTNNDTLVAILDLDDALIDRNTSLLIEEKHQQGHDVILGAMYRPDKPLKVYFPHFDAPRSHFGGEVWIHLRTFTRKLFKSIPQDSFKKGKEWVTVCEDYAIMVPIVELAKKPVYIPQYLYFHERSTFTSPALRGEKDLTIRTILKNKPLST
- a CDS encoding helix-turn-helix transcriptional regulator, with amino-acid sequence MSDLQNVFGEHLKSLRKSKGLTQDELVELCGLSVQYLGDVERGKANATINVLGKIGQALGVSTAELFDTAEFQVSTEDLREQLRTYISRADSETLRQLYAITRIISR